ACCGACCGCCGAGGCTCGCGAGGACAAGCGCACACCCCATCGCGACTACAGACCAGTCCATGAACCGCAGCATCACAATCCCCTCGATTCGTTCGCGGTCGACTGCAGTTGGGATGGCTGCTGTACTCCGCTGCTTCGCGTCCCTACGACGATGGGCTGGTTTTCCTAGGCCGGGCGAGCCGATGCCCGGCCACCCAGAGGTTGATCAAGAGGATTAGCAATCCCGCGACGGGCCAGCCCACGGAGCCCCCATCGCGGTAAGCCCTGATTCCAGTCACCAGCAGCATGATGCCGACTGCCAAACCCATCGGGTCGGAGAGGACGTTCACACGCCTCGCGACTTCGAAAGGTCGGCCACGGCTTGATCGTGACAGGGCAACGGGCTCCTTGCCAAGAACCAGTTGCCGCCCTCCTGCCGGAGCTGCCTAGCCTCGACTCCTTCCGGCCCGTCTTCGCCGTCGAGTCCACCAGGGCGGCGTCCCCCTCCGCTGCCGTGCCCGTCGGCCGCCCGGTGACCGATTAGCAGCCCTCCTTCCCCACGGTCGGCGTGACCGCCTCGCGCCAAGTCCCTACCCCTCCCATGCCCCGAACCGGAAGGAAGTCGACCCGATGCGCGCCCAGTTGGCCCGTGTGGACGCCGTGATCGTCCAAGCCGTCATCGCGGGGGCCCTGTCCTTCTCGCACCTTCACGACCTGGCCGACGCTGCTGGACAGGGCGGCTGGAAGGCGTGGGCCTACCCCATCAGCGTTGACCTGCTGCTGGTCGCCGCCTGGCGTCGGATGCGGGAGCAGCAGCGTGCGGGGCGGCCGGCCGGGGGACCGCGGCTGTGGTTCCTCCGGTACGCCAAGTGCCTCGACGGTCGGCAGGACGTCGCCAACCGTCGGATCGCCGAACTCCTCGGGGAGGACGACCAAGAGGACGGCCCCGGCGACCGGACCTGATCCCGACACACCTGCGACAGCACGCACCTGCGGCCTGATGGCCCCTGGACTACGGTCCGGGGGCTTCGTCGTTTCCGGGCCTGGCCTGCCCTCGGCCAGTCCACGCATAGTCCACAGCGCCCGACATGCAGCCGCTCCGAGCGGCATCCGCCTGCACATACGCGAAGACCCCGCACCCAGCGTTTCCGCTGGTGACGGGGTCTTTGGGCACCTATTTCAAGGTGCCCCCGGCAGGATTCGAACCTGCGCACACGGCTCCGGAGGCCGTTGCTCTATCCCCTGAGCTACGGGGGCGTATCGGCCGGGAGGTGTTTGCTCGCGGCGACGAGTAGAACACTACCAGCTCCCTCAGGGTGTTCATGAACGGGTTTCTGTGGGGGCGGAAGAGGAGGTAGGGGTCGCTCGCACGGGGTGGAAGTGGGGAAAACCCGGACGCGGTGGCCGGTCCCGACCTACTCTCGAGTTGTGCCAGGCGCGTCGGGTCGGGTGCTTGTTGTGGACGACAACAAGGTCATCCGGCAGTTGATCAGGGTCAATCTCGAGCTGGAGGGCCTCGAGGTCGTGACCGCGTCCGATGGTGCCGAGTGTCTGGAAGTCGTGCATCAGGTGCGGCCCGATGTGGTGACCCTCGATGTGGTCATGCCCAGGTTGGACGGGCTGCGCACCGCCGCCCGGCTGCGTTCGGACCCGCGTACCCATGACCTTCCCCTCGCCATCATCAGCGCCTGCACCCAGTACGAGGTCGAGGCCGGCCTCGAAGTCGGCGTCGACGCCTTCCTCGCCAAGCCCTTCGAACCCACTGAACTCGTCACCCTCGTACGGAAGTTGATGGAGCAGCAGCAGAGTCAACGGGGCGACGTCGGCAGCGCACGCGGGACCGTGCTGGGCGGCGACGGCGGCGACGGCGGTGGCGGGGAGGGCGTCGGCGCGGGGAAGGGGAGCGGGGCGAGCGGGGGGACTGCCGGCGAGTAGGGCCCGCTTGGCGGTGAGCCCGGTGAGCCCGGTGAGCCCGGTGAGCCGTTGAGTCGGTGGGCCAGTGGTCGGTGATTGGCGATCGGCTCACGCCGATGGCGGGGCTGGGAACAAAGCGGCTCCCGTCCATATCCCGCACTCGGTCCATACCCCGGGCTCCGTCCCCCTCCCGCCCCCACCCCCGTCCACATCCCGGACCTCTGCCAAACCGACTCGCCCAGCCACCCCCCTCCTCGCCTACGCTTGTCCCCGTGACCCCCGTCGAGCTCTCCCGTACCGTGCTGCACGCGGTGCGTCGTGCCGTTGATGCCGGAGAGCTCAGGGTGGCCGTTCCCGTGCGGGCGGTCGTCGGGCCGCCGGGGCCCGGGGGGCGAGGGGACTACGCCACCAACATCGCCCTGCAGTTGGCCCGTCCGGCCGGACAGCCCCCGTTGCGCGTCGCCGAGGTTCTCCAGCCGCACCTCGCCCGCGCCGAAGGCGTCACCGGCGTCGAGATCACCGGGCCCGGGTTCCTCAACATCAGCCTCGACCGTTCCGCCGCCGCCGACCTCGTCCAGCGGATCCGCCGCGAGGGCCTGGCCTACGGGCACACCGACGCCCTCGCCGGACAGGTCTTCGAGCTGCGCGTGCCGTACGAGGTCCGGGCCGAGGTCCTCGCCGACGCGTTGGCGCGGATCATCGCCTCGCAGGGCGGACGCGTCGCGATCGAGCACCGTGGGCGCACCGCCGGCCCCGGGCCCCTCGCCTCCCCGGCGACCCCGGCCCGCCTGGACCTTCGCCCCGTCCCCGCCCCCGAGGACCCCGCACCCCTCGGCCCCGACGCCGCCCGCTGGGCTCTGCTTCATCCCGCACCGCACGACCGGCCCCGCATCACCGCCGATCACCTGGTCCAGCGGGAGAGCAACCCCGTCTTCCGCGTCCGTTACGCCCACGCCCGCACCCGGGCCGCGAGCCGCAACGCCGCCGACCTCGGATTCACCGCCGACGTCGACGTCGACGACGTACCGCAGGCGCTCCACCCTGCATCCCGCCCCGAACCGCACGCCACCTCCACCCCTGTCTCCACCCCCGCCGCGCCTCACCTCGTCGCCCTCCTCGCGGATCACCCCCGTGTCCTCGGCACGGTCGGTGTGCTTCCCCGTGCGGAGGGGGTCGCCGCCGTCTCGCGCCTCACCCGGCACCTTCTGGCGGTCGCGGACGCCACCCTCGTCCTCTTGCCCGACGTCCTGCCGCGCGGCGAGGAGAAACCCTCGGCCGCCCACCGTGCCCGGCTCGCACTCGCCGAAGCCGCCGGGACGGTGCTGGCCGGCGGCCTGTCCCTGCTCGGCATCGACGCACCCGAACACCTCTGAGAGAGCCACCAGAAGTCATGAGCCGTTCCGCCCACCCCGCCGGGCCCCGCCACGCCGACGTCCTCCCCGAGGGCCACTACTCCGCCCCGCCCACCGACCTCAACGCCCTCGACCCCAAGGTGTGGGCGCAGACCGTCGGGCGTGACCCGCAGGGCGTCCTCACCGTCGGCGGCATCGACGTCAAGACGCTCGCCGAGGAGCACGGGACGCCCGCGTACATCCTCGACGAGGCCGATTTCCGGGCCCGGGCCCGTGCGTGGCGTACCGCGTTCGGGGCCGACGCCGACGTGTTCTACGCCGGGAAGGCGTTCCTGTCCCGGGCCGTCGTGCGCTGGCTGCACGAGGAAGGGCTGAACCTCGACGTCTGCTCAGGCGGCGAGCTGGCCACCGCGCTCTCCGCCGGGATGCCCGCCGACCGCATCGCCTTCCACGGCAACAACAAGTCAGTGGAGGAGATCCGGCGGGCCGTCGAGGCCGGGGTCGGGCGGATCGTGCTCGACTCCTTCCAGGAGATCGTGCGCGTCGCCCACATCGCACAGTCCCTCGGCAGGCGCCAGCCCGTGCAGATCCGGATCACCGTCGGGGTGGAAGCCCATACCCACGAGTTCATCGCCACCGCGCACGAGGACCAGAAGTTCGGGATCCCGCTGGCCGGCGGGCAGGCCGCCGAGGCCGTGCGGCGGGCGCTTCAGCTCGACGGGCTCGAGGTCATCGGGATCCACTCCCACATCGGGTCGCAGATCTTCGACATGTCCGGGTTCGAGGTCGCCGCCCACCGGGTCGTCGGGCTGCTCAAGGACATCCGCGACGAGCACGGGGTCGAGCTGCCCGAGATCGACCTCGGCGGCGGACTCGGCATCGCCTACACGAGCGACGACGATCCCCGTGAGCCGCACGAGATCGCCAAGGCGTTGACGGAGATCGTCACGCGTGAGTGCGAGGTCGCCAAGCTGCGTACGCCCCGTATCTCCGTCGAGCCCGGGCGCGCCATCGTCGGGCCGACCGCCTTCACGCTCTACGAGGTCGGCACCATCAAGCCGCTCGACGGGCTGCGGACGTACGTCTCCGTCGACGGGGGCATGTCCGACAACATCCGTACGGCGCTGTACGACGCGGAGTACAGCGTGGCCCTCGTCTCCCGCACCTCCGACGCCGAGCCGATGCTGGCCCGGGTCGTGGGCAAGCACTGCGAGAGCGGGGACATCGTGGTCAAGGACGCGTTCCTGCCCTCCGACCTGGCACCGGGTGACCTCATCGCCGTACCCGCCACGGGTGCGTACTGCCGGTCCATGGCCAGCAACTACAACCATGTGCTGCGGCCGCCCGTCGTCGCCGTGCACGACGGTGCGGCGCGGGTCATCGTCCGGCGCGAGACGGAGGAGGACCTGCTGCGGCTCGACGTCGGGTGACGGCGTGGGGTGACGGCGTCGGGTGAGGACG
This window of the Streptomyces sp. NBC_01275 genome carries:
- a CDS encoding response regulator; this encodes MEVGKTRTRWPVPTYSRVVPGASGRVLVVDDNKVIRQLIRVNLELEGLEVVTASDGAECLEVVHQVRPDVVTLDVVMPRLDGLRTAARLRSDPRTHDLPLAIISACTQYEVEAGLEVGVDAFLAKPFEPTELVTLVRKLMEQQQSQRGDVGSARGTVLGGDGGDGGGGEGVGAGKGSGASGGTAGE
- the nrtL gene encoding ArgS-related anticodon-binding protein NrtL — its product is MTPVELSRTVLHAVRRAVDAGELRVAVPVRAVVGPPGPGGRGDYATNIALQLARPAGQPPLRVAEVLQPHLARAEGVTGVEITGPGFLNISLDRSAAADLVQRIRREGLAYGHTDALAGQVFELRVPYEVRAEVLADALARIIASQGGRVAIEHRGRTAGPGPLASPATPARLDLRPVPAPEDPAPLGPDAARWALLHPAPHDRPRITADHLVQRESNPVFRVRYAHARTRAASRNAADLGFTADVDVDDVPQALHPASRPEPHATSTPVSTPAAPHLVALLADHPRVLGTVGVLPRAEGVAAVSRLTRHLLAVADATLVLLPDVLPRGEEKPSAAHRARLALAEAAGTVLAGGLSLLGIDAPEHL
- the lysA gene encoding diaminopimelate decarboxylase yields the protein MSRSAHPAGPRHADVLPEGHYSAPPTDLNALDPKVWAQTVGRDPQGVLTVGGIDVKTLAEEHGTPAYILDEADFRARARAWRTAFGADADVFYAGKAFLSRAVVRWLHEEGLNLDVCSGGELATALSAGMPADRIAFHGNNKSVEEIRRAVEAGVGRIVLDSFQEIVRVAHIAQSLGRRQPVQIRITVGVEAHTHEFIATAHEDQKFGIPLAGGQAAEAVRRALQLDGLEVIGIHSHIGSQIFDMSGFEVAAHRVVGLLKDIRDEHGVELPEIDLGGGLGIAYTSDDDPREPHEIAKALTEIVTRECEVAKLRTPRISVEPGRAIVGPTAFTLYEVGTIKPLDGLRTYVSVDGGMSDNIRTALYDAEYSVALVSRTSDAEPMLARVVGKHCESGDIVVKDAFLPSDLAPGDLIAVPATGAYCRSMASNYNHVLRPPVVAVHDGAARVIVRRETEEDLLRLDVG